Part of the Qipengyuania sp. SS22 genome, GCGAAGCGCGTAACCGCGCCCGCCAGATCAACCCCGGCGAGGCCCTGCACCAGTTCCGCCACCAACGGATCCTGCGCCACCCGCAGCGCATCGCCCAGTTCGGGTACCATCGCCTCAACCAAGCTGCGGCCCATCGAATCGCGCAGGAAGCTGGTCGCGGCGGTGGGTCCGCCGCGCACGAGGTCGATTGCGTTCTGGATACCGATGGTGCGTACCGCATCGGTGACTAGCGGTGCCGCGCGCTCGGCGCCTTCATAAGCGACATCGCCAAAGGCGTTCTCGAGCCGGCTCTTGAACAATGCGGAGGTCAGGATGCGCGACAGCACATCGCCGCGTGTGCCCAGCAGCTCGCTGAAGCCGACCTGTGCGACCTGTTCGTCCCAGAAGCCGCCACCTTCGAGCATTCGCCCGAAAGCGCGCTCGCTCGACAGGAACAGGATGCGCTGGACCGCATCGACCATGCCGAAACCGGGAATGGTCGAACAGGCGGGCAGCAGCAGCAGCCCGCCGCCGGCCATGGCCCCGCCGAGAAAGCCGCGCCGTCCGGTGGGTTTGACGAGAATATCGGTCATATCGGTAGTCCTCATTGTATCCTGCCCTTGTTTCGCAGCCATCGTGCCGCCCATATGGCCGGGCCATGAACCGCGTGCGCTGCCTCGTCCTCAATGCCGCTCTCGGCCCGCTCGACTACAAGGTGCCCGAGGGCATGGATGTCGCGGCGGGGGCCGTGGTCGAATGCCCGCTGGGCCCGCGCACGGTAATCGGGATCGTATGGGAAGCTGAACGGCTCCCGGGAACCGAGGTTCCGGTCGAGAAGCTTCGCAATTTGCGCGGGGTGCTTCCCGTGCGGCCGCTTTCCGCCGCGCTCAGGCGGCTGATCGAATGGACCGCGGACTATTACGTCGCCTCGCTCGCCAGCGTGGCGCGGATGGCGCTGGCCTCGGGAGGCGCGCTCAAGGGCCCCGCGACGATGACCGAATACTGCCTGACCGGCGGCATGCCCGAACGCATGACCCCGCAGCGCGAGGCGGCGATAGGCGCGCTGGAAGGCGAGCAGGCGACGATCCGCGAGCTGGCGGGTATTGCGGGGGTTTCGGAAGGCGTCCTGCGCGGGCTGGTCAACCAGGGCGTGATCGGCCCGATAGAGGTCGATTGCGACCGCCCTTACACTGAGGCGCGGCCCGATTTCGTCGAGATCGCGCTGAGCGCCCAGCAGCGCGAGGCGGCGGACATCTTCTCCGACGCGGTGCGCAAGGCGGATTTTGCCCCCTTCCTGCTCGACGGGGTAACCGGATCGGGCAAGACCGAAACCTATTTCGAACCCGTCGCCGAGGCGCTGCGGATGGGACGGCAGGTGCTCGTCCTGCTGCCCGAGATCGCACTGACCGAAAACTTCCTCCACCGCTTCGAGGAGCGGTTCGGTGCGCCGCCGGTGCTGTGGCATTCCTCGCTCAAGTCGACCGAGCGTCGCCGCGCCTATCGCGCGGTGTCCGAAGGCAGCGCGCAGGTGGTGGTCGGCGCGCGCTCGGCGCTGTTCCTGCCCTTTGCCCGGCTTGGCCTGATCGTGGTCGACGAAGCGCATGAGACCAGCTTCAAACAGGAAGAGGGCGTGCGCTACAATGCGCGCGACGTCGCGGTGATGCGCGGGCATTTCGAGAAGGTGCCCGTGGTGCTCGCCAGCGCCACCCCAGCGCTCGAGAGCCTGCAAATGGCCGAAAGCGGGATCTACGCCAAAATCGACCTGCCGAGCCGCTACGGCGGGGCCAAGCTGCCCACGATCGAGACGATCGACCTGACCGAGGAAAAGCCGCCGCAGGGCATGTGGCTGGCGCAGCGGCTGGTCGAGGGGATCGAGGAGCGGCTGGAGCGCGGCGAGCAATCGCTCTTGTTCCTCAACCGACGCGGCTATGCGCCGCTGACGCTGTGCCGCAATTGCGGCTTTCGCTATCAATGCCCCAATTGCAGCGCCTGGCTGGTCGAGCACCGCTTCACCAATCGGCTCGCCTGCCACCATTGCGGGCATGAGGCGCCCGCCCCCAAGGCCTGCACCGAATGCGGCGAGCCCGATTGCCTCGTGGCCTGCGGGCCGGGGGTCGAACGCATCGCCGACGAGGTCGCCGAACGGCTGCCACAGGCGCGTGTCTTCGTCGCCACCTCGGACACGCTCAATTCGCCCGGCCGCGCGGCGGAGTTCATCGCTGCGGTCGAAGCGCGCGAAGTGGACGTGATCGTGGGCACGCAATTGGTCACCAAGGGGTTTCATTTCCCCGAGCTGACGCTGGTCGGCGTGGTCGATGCCGATCTGGGTCTTGAGGGCGGCGATCTGCGCGCGGGCGAGCGGACCTACCAGCAGGTCGCGCAGGTGGCGGGGCGCGCGGGGCGCGGCTCGAAACCCGGCGAAGTGCTGATCCAGACCCGCCATCCCGAAGCGCCGGTGATTGCCGCACTGGCCGCTGGCGACCGCGATGCCTTCTACGACGCCGAAACCGAGATGCGGCGCGAGGCGGGCGCCCCGCCCTTCGGTCGCTGGGCCTCGATCATCGTCTCGTCCGAAACCGATGCCGAGGCGCGCGATGCCGCCAATCGCATCGGCGGACACCGGCCCGATGTGGCCGAATGCCTGATCCTCGGCCCCGCGCCCGCCCCGATGGCGCTGCTGCGCGGGCGCTATCGCTATCGCTTCCTCATCAACGCCCGTCGCAGCGTGCAATTGCAGCAGGTGATCCGCCGCTGGCTGGGCGCAATCGACCACCCGCCCGGCGTGCGCGTGGCGGTCGATATCGACCCCTACAGCTTCGTCTAGGCGCGACGCGCGCAAGTTCGGGAACCCGGAGTTTCGGCGGGACGTTTGCCCGCCGTATGGCCGAAGAACTCGAAGCTGCCCTCCCCGACGACGTCTGCCGGCTGGCCGAGCGGATCCTTGCCGCCGCCAAGGACCGCGGTTGGCAACTGGCCACCGCCGAAAGCTGCACCGGCGGCTTGCTCGCCGCACTGTTCACCGACGTCCCGGGTTACAGCCACGTGTTCGACCGCGGCGTGGTGTCCTATTCGGATGGGGCCAAATGCGATCTGCTGGGTCTCGCAAGTGACATGGTCGAGAATTGCGGCGCAGTCAGCCGCGAGGTCGCCGAGGCGATGGCCGCAGGCGCGCTCGAACGATCGGAGGCACAGCTGGCAGTTTCGATCACCGGCTTCGCCGGCCCCGGGGGTGAGAGTGACGAGGAGGGCCTCGTCCATTTCGCGCTCGCGGGCACCGACGGATCGTTGATCCATCGCGAAGAACATTTCGGGCCGATAGGCCGCGACGGGGTGCGAATTTCCGCGCTGCGCGCCGCGCTCGACATGCTGCGCGAAAAGCTCGATCTTTCGACCTAGTCCTGTTCGCTGTCGTAGACCGCGCGGGCGGCCTCGACCTTGCCGATATTGGCAATCGCCCAATTGCCCAGCCGCGCCACCGGGTCGCACAGCGAGCGGCCCAGCGCCGTCAACGCATAATCGACCCGCAGCGGCACGCTGGGAGTGACCGTGCGGTTGACCAGCCCGTCACGCTCCAGCCCGCGCAGGGTGCGCGTCAGCATGCGCTGCGAAATACCCGGGATGTCGCGGCGCAATTCGTTGAACCGCCGCGACCCGTCGGCCAGCCCCATGACCACGCGAACCGACCATTTGTCGCCGACACGCGCGAGGATGTCGTTTACCGCAGTGCATTGCGGCGCGTCGTGAACCTCAAGGGTCACATCGGTGTTCCTATCGGACAGCAAGGTGCCTTCTTGCGCGGGGTGGGGTACAGTTTCCATATGGCCTCCAGGTTATCAACAGTAACTATGGAAATCCTCTTATGCAAATCCTTCGTATCGACAGTTCGACCACCGGCGATCAATCGATCAGCCGCAAGCTGACCGACGAACTGCTTGCGCATTTCACTGCCGAGCATCCCGACGCCAAGGTCGTCACGCGCGATCTCGTGGCCGAGCCGCTGCCGCATATCGACCCGATCACCACCAGCGCGATCCGCACGCCGCCCGAAACGCATGAGGAAGCGGTTGCCGCGGCCTATCCCGAACAGCGTGCGGTGCTCGACGAATTCCTTGCCAGCGACGTGGTGATCGTCGGCGCGCCGATGTATAATTTCACCATTCCCAGCCAGCTCAAGGCATGGCTCGACCGGCTCGGCGTGCCCGGCGTGACCTTCAAATATAGCGAGAAGGGCCCCGAAGGCCTTGCCGGCAGGCGCAAGGTCGTGGTCGCATCGGCACGCGGCGGCGCATATTCGACCGACCAGATGGCGGAGAACCAGGAAAGCCTGCTGACCACCTTCTTCGGCTTCATCGGCGTGGACGATCTGCACTTCGTCCGCGTCGAGAAGGCGGGGTTCGGGCCCGACGCGATCGAACAGGGCATGAATGCGGCGAAGCAGGAAATCGCCAAGCTATAAGGCACCATCACTGGGGCGGGACATTCTACCAAGGATGCCCCGCCCCAACGACCAACCCGTCCTCGTCCCCATCCTTGGCGACCAGCTGACCCGCGACCTTGCCAGTCTTCGCGGGCGGACCAAGGACGATACCGTCATCCTGATGATGGAGGTGTGGGACGAGGCGACCTATGTCCGCCATCACCAGCAGAAGATCGCGTTGATCTTTTCCGCCATGCGTCATTTCGCTGCGGAATTGCGCAATGCGGGCTGGAGCGTCGACTACACCGAACTCGGCGATCCGGACAATGCGGGCAACTTCACCGGTGAGGTCGCGCGCGCGATTGAACGGCACGACCCACGGCTGGTCAGCGTAGTCGAAGCGGGCGAATGGCGCGTCAGGCAGGACATCGAGCAATGGGCAGACAAGTTCGCCGGCGATGTCGAGATCCTGCGCGACGACCGCTTCATCTGCACCCAGGCCGAGTTCGACGAGTGGGCGCAGGATCGCAAGACGCTCCGCATGGAATTCTTCTATCGCGAAATGCGCCGCAAGACCGGGCTGCTGGTGGACGAGGACGGCCAGCCCGCAGGCGGCGAATGGAATTACGACAGCGAAAACCGCAAGCCGCCCAAGGAGGGCCTGGCGGTGCCTGAACGTCCCAGGTTCGCACCTGACAGCATGACGCAGGAAGTGATCGATCTGGTCTCGGAGCGCTTCGGCGATCACTTCGGGACGCTCGACGGGTTCGGCTGGCCGGTCACACGCAACGAGGCCGAGCAGGCCGCCGATGCGTTCTTCGCCGAGCGGATCGAATGCTTCGGCCCCTATCAGGACGCAATGGTCGCGGGCGAAGACGACCTGTTCCATTCGATGCTGTCGACCAGCATCAATCTCGGCCTGCTCGACCCGCTCGATC contains:
- a CDS encoding primosomal protein N'; this translates as MNRVRCLVLNAALGPLDYKVPEGMDVAAGAVVECPLGPRTVIGIVWEAERLPGTEVPVEKLRNLRGVLPVRPLSAALRRLIEWTADYYVASLASVARMALASGGALKGPATMTEYCLTGGMPERMTPQREAAIGALEGEQATIRELAGIAGVSEGVLRGLVNQGVIGPIEVDCDRPYTEARPDFVEIALSAQQREAADIFSDAVRKADFAPFLLDGVTGSGKTETYFEPVAEALRMGRQVLVLLPEIALTENFLHRFEERFGAPPVLWHSSLKSTERRRAYRAVSEGSAQVVVGARSALFLPFARLGLIVVDEAHETSFKQEEGVRYNARDVAVMRGHFEKVPVVLASATPALESLQMAESGIYAKIDLPSRYGGAKLPTIETIDLTEEKPPQGMWLAQRLVEGIEERLERGEQSLLFLNRRGYAPLTLCRNCGFRYQCPNCSAWLVEHRFTNRLACHHCGHEAPAPKACTECGEPDCLVACGPGVERIADEVAERLPQARVFVATSDTLNSPGRAAEFIAAVEAREVDVIVGTQLVTKGFHFPELTLVGVVDADLGLEGGDLRAGERTYQQVAQVAGRAGRGSKPGEVLIQTRHPEAPVIAALAAGDRDAFYDAETEMRREAGAPPFGRWASIIVSSETDAEARDAANRIGGHRPDVAECLILGPAPAPMALLRGRYRYRFLINARRSVQLQQVIRRWLGAIDHPPGVRVAVDIDPYSFV
- a CDS encoding DUF4197 domain-containing protein: MRTTDMTDILVKPTGRRGFLGGAMAGGGLLLLPACSTIPGFGMVDAVQRILFLSSERAFGRMLEGGGFWDEQVAQVGFSELLGTRGDVLSRILTSALFKSRLENAFGDVAYEGAERAAPLVTDAVRTIGIQNAIDLVRGGPTAATSFLRDSMGRSLVEAMVPELGDALRVAQDPLVAELVQGLAGVDLAGAVTRFAGTIDTTIWREIGVEEAAIRRNPQATRDPLIIGVFGTGAQY
- a CDS encoding cryptochrome/photolyase family protein; the encoded protein is MPRPNDQPVLVPILGDQLTRDLASLRGRTKDDTVILMMEVWDEATYVRHHQQKIALIFSAMRHFAAELRNAGWSVDYTELGDPDNAGNFTGEVARAIERHDPRLVSVVEAGEWRVRQDIEQWADKFAGDVEILRDDRFICTQAEFDEWAQDRKTLRMEFFYREMRRKTGLLVDEDGQPAGGEWNYDSENRKPPKEGLAVPERPRFAPDSMTQEVIDLVSERFGDHFGTLDGFGWPVTRNEAEQAADAFFAERIECFGPYQDAMVAGEDDLFHSMLSTSINLGLLDPLDLCQRAEQAYREGRAPLNSVEGFIRQIIGWREYVRGFYWHQMPHLQRANALDARRGLPEFYWTGETEMACLADCIRSTRDNAHAHHIQRLMVLGNFALLAGIEPRAVQDWYLVVYADAYEWVELPNVAAMILYADGGKLASKPYAASGNYINKMSNYCAGCTYSPHKKTGDGACPFNPLYWHFMDRHRERLEQNHRIGRIYATWDRMGEDRQREYLDSAEAFLDTLVPAHPGWARTP
- a CDS encoding winged helix-turn-helix transcriptional regulator; its protein translation is METVPHPAQEGTLLSDRNTDVTLEVHDAPQCTAVNDILARVGDKWSVRVVMGLADGSRRFNELRRDIPGISQRMLTRTLRGLERDGLVNRTVTPSVPLRVDYALTALGRSLCDPVARLGNWAIANIGKVEAARAVYDSEQD
- a CDS encoding CinA family protein is translated as MAEELEAALPDDVCRLAERILAAAKDRGWQLATAESCTGGLLAALFTDVPGYSHVFDRGVVSYSDGAKCDLLGLASDMVENCGAVSREVAEAMAAGALERSEAQLAVSITGFAGPGGESDEEGLVHFALAGTDGSLIHREEHFGPIGRDGVRISALRAALDMLREKLDLST
- a CDS encoding FMN-dependent NADH-azoreductase; this translates as MQILRIDSSTTGDQSISRKLTDELLAHFTAEHPDAKVVTRDLVAEPLPHIDPITTSAIRTPPETHEEAVAAAYPEQRAVLDEFLASDVVIVGAPMYNFTIPSQLKAWLDRLGVPGVTFKYSEKGPEGLAGRRKVVVASARGGAYSTDQMAENQESLLTTFFGFIGVDDLHFVRVEKAGFGPDAIEQGMNAAKQEIAKL